In bacterium, a single window of DNA contains:
- the gltX2 gene encoding Glutamate--tRNA ligase 2 encodes MTSPTVRVRFAPSPTGKPHLGNLRTAIVNWLFARHHGGAFVVRTEDTDAERSRIDYEADQFAALRWLGLDWDEGSDIGGSYGPYRQSERRAIYDAALATLFDLNKAYYCFCSESMLSTERRRANSLGVPYVYSRRCRQLDPAEARALVNRGEPATIRFDIHGHDTIVHDLIKGDIRFQGELLGDFVIVRADGTPTYNFVAAVDDHAMGITHVLRGEDHLSNTPRQIAIQEVLGHDSPAYGHLPLLLGSGGAKMSKREGAFSLMGYQRKGLLPEAIGNALALLGWSPADVAAGEVFTLPELVPLYDLDRVSHSAAHFQREKLDWFNAQHLRRATPDRLLAAFRAYALARHPDKPLPPSLRSPRPGYDTILRALQPSFGTMREALRDYRAVARRPLPDRVLALLGDPVEAAAMKIWQQAKEEIPDWGTLPVEEVAQRLKSWQKRLKEVEGIPAPVVYHTLRALLTGLPQGPELKIVIHLLDPIELRARLDIQP; translated from the coding sequence ATGACATCACCCACCGTCCGGGTCCGCTTTGCCCCCAGTCCCACCGGTAAACCGCATCTGGGGAACCTCCGGACCGCCATCGTGAACTGGCTCTTCGCCCGCCATCATGGCGGGGCGTTTGTGGTCCGGACCGAGGACACCGATGCGGAGCGGAGCCGCATCGATTACGAAGCGGATCAGTTCGCCGCCCTGCGCTGGCTCGGTCTGGACTGGGATGAAGGCTCCGACATCGGCGGCTCCTATGGTCCCTATCGCCAGAGTGAGCGTCGCGCCATCTACGACGCAGCGCTCGCGACTCTCTTCGATCTGAACAAGGCGTATTACTGCTTCTGCTCGGAATCCATGCTTTCCACAGAGCGACGGCGGGCGAACAGTCTGGGGGTGCCCTATGTCTACAGTCGTCGGTGTCGTCAGCTTGATCCAGCGGAGGCTCGAGCGCTGGTGAACCGGGGCGAGCCGGCGACCATCCGGTTCGATATCCACGGTCACGACACGATCGTTCACGACCTGATCAAGGGCGATATCCGGTTCCAGGGGGAACTCCTCGGGGATTTTGTGATTGTCCGGGCGGATGGCACGCCGACCTACAACTTCGTCGCTGCGGTCGATGACCACGCCATGGGCATCACTCATGTCCTGCGGGGGGAGGACCACCTGAGTAACACGCCGCGACAAATAGCGATCCAGGAGGTCCTGGGGCATGACTCCCCCGCGTATGGGCATCTGCCGCTCCTGCTGGGGAGTGGGGGAGCCAAGATGTCGAAACGGGAGGGGGCCTTCTCCCTGATGGGGTATCAGCGCAAGGGGCTGCTGCCAGAAGCCATCGGCAACGCCCTGGCGCTTCTGGGCTGGAGTCCGGCGGACGTGGCAGCCGGGGAGGTATTCACGCTGCCTGAGTTGGTGCCGCTGTACGACCTCGATCGCGTCTCGCATTCGGCCGCCCATTTCCAGCGCGAAAAACTCGACTGGTTCAACGCCCAGCATTTGCGGCGCGCCACACCGGACCGGCTCCTGGCGGCGTTCCGCGCCTATGCCCTGGCCCGGCATCCTGACAAACCACTCCCGCCCTCCCTGCGGTCGCCACGACCCGGCTACGACACCATCCTGCGGGCTCTGCAGCCGAGCTTCGGCACCATGCGCGAAGCCCTGCGCGACTATCGCGCTGTTGCCCGTCGCCCGCTGCCGGATCGGGTTCTTGCTCTGCTTGGGGACCCTGTCGAGGCGGCCGCCATGAAAATCTGGCAGCAGGCGAAGGAAGAAATTCCGGATTGGGGCACTCTTCCGGTGGAAGAGGTCGCGCAGCGCCTGAAGTCGTGGCAGAAACGCCTGAAAGAGGTGGAGGGGATTCCTGCCCCGGTGGTCTATCACACGCTTCGGGCGTTGCTCACGGGCTTGCCGCAGGGACCTGAACT
- the apt gene encoding Adenine phosphoribosyltransferase, with amino-acid sequence MTTAIDLNDYIRNIPDFPKPGIMFKDITPLLASAQALDAAISQMEAHFRDQNVHTVVGIESRGFIFGAPLALRLGASFVPVRKPGKLPYTTERLEYALEYGTDALEIHVDAVLPGNPVVICDDLLATGGTVQATKQLVEKIGGKVIGCCFLIELGFLNGREKLGDTEVLSLIQY; translated from the coding sequence ATGACCACCGCCATCGACCTGAACGACTACATCCGCAACATCCCTGATTTCCCCAAGCCGGGGATCATGTTCAAGGACATCACGCCGCTCCTGGCGAGTGCCCAGGCCCTGGATGCCGCCATCAGCCAGATGGAAGCGCACTTCCGCGACCAGAATGTCCACACCGTGGTCGGGATCGAGTCCCGGGGCTTTATCTTCGGAGCGCCCCTCGCCCTGCGCCTGGGGGCGAGCTTTGTCCCGGTCCGGAAACCCGGAAAGCTCCCCTACACCACCGAGCGGCTGGAGTACGCGCTGGAGTACGGCACCGACGCCCTGGAGATTCATGTCGATGCGGTGCTGCCGGGGAATCCAGTCGTCATCTGCGACGACCTGCTGGCGACTGGCGGGACGGTCCAGGCGACCAAGCAGCTCGTTGAGAAAATCGGCGGCAAAGTCATCGGCTGCTGCTTCCTGATCGAGCTCGGCTTCCTGAACGGTCGGGAAAAGCTGGGCGATACAGAAGTACTGAGTCTTATTCAGTACTAA
- the aarA gene encoding Citrate synthase — protein MSQDTTLQQATNSVATGTDAVELTDRRTGKHYTFAVQDDAIQAKDLLQVRSPQGQGLCTYDPGFLNTASCKSRITFIDGDQGILEYRGYPIAELAERVSFLEVAWLLLEGELPSSAQLASFEQEIGYHSLVPDFVQGLISAFPRNAHPMTMLMSAVAALGVQFPESKEIRDAANRRQQIIRLIAKMPTLAAMIARHNAGQDAVLPDNQLPYAANFLQMVFGQSNGSSLEPAVVRAMDVLLTLHADHEQNCSTNAVRGVGSSLADPYTAVAAGIGALYGPAHGGANEAVLVMLKKIGDVSQVPAFIDSVKTGQGRLMGFGHRVYKNYDPRARIIRELAEQVFAVTQPHPLLPVAKELERIALEDQYFVSRKLYPNVDFYSGLIYQALGFPVEFFTVLFAVGRTPGWCAQWDEAMGDPDMKIARPKQIYLGPRTRHLPPR, from the coding sequence ATGTCCCAAGACACGACCCTGCAGCAGGCCACCAACAGCGTCGCCACCGGCACGGATGCCGTCGAACTCACCGACCGGAGGACCGGCAAGCACTACACTTTCGCGGTGCAGGACGATGCCATTCAGGCGAAGGACCTGCTCCAGGTCCGCTCACCGCAGGGGCAGGGACTCTGCACCTACGATCCCGGCTTCCTCAACACGGCCTCCTGCAAAAGTCGCATCACCTTCATCGATGGTGATCAGGGGATTCTTGAGTACCGCGGCTACCCCATCGCGGAGCTGGCGGAACGGGTCAGCTTCCTCGAAGTCGCCTGGCTCCTTCTGGAAGGTGAACTCCCTTCTTCCGCGCAACTGGCGAGCTTCGAGCAGGAGATCGGGTACCACAGCCTGGTCCCGGATTTTGTGCAGGGGCTGATCAGCGCGTTCCCCCGCAACGCCCATCCGATGACCATGCTCATGAGCGCAGTCGCGGCGCTCGGCGTACAGTTCCCGGAATCAAAAGAGATTCGCGATGCCGCCAATCGCCGGCAGCAAATTATTCGACTCATCGCCAAGATGCCGACCCTGGCTGCGATGATTGCGCGTCACAACGCGGGTCAGGATGCCGTTCTCCCCGATAACCAGCTCCCCTATGCGGCCAACTTCCTGCAGATGGTCTTCGGACAGTCCAATGGATCGTCGCTGGAACCGGCGGTGGTCCGGGCGATGGATGTCCTGTTGACCCTCCATGCCGATCATGAGCAGAACTGCTCCACCAACGCGGTTCGAGGCGTCGGGTCGTCGCTGGCGGATCCCTACACTGCGGTCGCGGCGGGCATCGGCGCTTTGTATGGTCCGGCTCACGGGGGCGCCAATGAAGCGGTCCTGGTGATGCTGAAGAAGATTGGCGATGTGTCGCAGGTCCCGGCGTTCATCGACTCCGTGAAGACGGGCCAGGGACGTCTGATGGGCTTCGGCCATCGGGTGTACAAGAACTACGATCCCCGGGCCCGCATCATCCGGGAGCTCGCCGAGCAGGTCTTCGCCGTCACCCAGCCGCATCCTCTGCTGCCGGTCGCGAAAGAGCTGGAGCGGATCGCCCTCGAAGATCAGTACTTCGTGAGCCGCAAGCTCTATCCGAACGTGGACTTCTACTCAGGACTGATCTATCAGGCGCTGGGCTTCCCCGTGGAGTTCTTCACGGTCCTCTTCGCGGTCGGCCGGACACCGGGCTGGTGCGCCCAGTGGGATGAAGCGATGGGCGATCCGGACATGAAAATCGCACGCCCCAAGCAGATCTACCTCGGCCCCCGGACCCGGCATCTCCCGCCGCGGTAA
- the ypdF gene encoding Aminopeptidase YpdF, protein MAAHELDALLVTDPANRRYLSGFTGSAGMLLITPESQYLATDSRYYTQAELETPLFELVKAGYGYLKGLTETLPLNGLRLGIEKEHVTLAAFEQMQEVAAESHWTPVSQLVQRLRAIKDPYELELLKTAIALGDAAMEAVLVHARPGVTENELISHYLRIAREVGADGPSYEPIFGAGPNGAIIHHRGSDRPLEAGDVLLIDAGVKYQGYCSDCTRVFCIAEDNPRLREIYEIVLKSHEYGYEVTGAGVAAKEVDLQTRQIIEDAGYGEYYGHSYGHGIGLEVHEIPRVSRLSEDVLEVGMLHTIEPGIYLPGVGGIRVEDICAITDSGPVQLTGISKELRILA, encoded by the coding sequence ATGGCAGCGCACGAGCTGGATGCCCTCCTGGTGACTGATCCGGCCAACCGGCGGTACCTCTCGGGCTTCACTGGCTCCGCCGGGATGCTGCTGATCACGCCCGAGTCCCAGTATCTGGCGACTGATTCCCGGTACTACACCCAGGCGGAACTCGAAACTCCCCTGTTTGAACTGGTGAAAGCCGGGTATGGCTATCTCAAAGGGCTCACAGAAACCCTCCCGCTTAATGGACTGCGACTCGGCATCGAAAAAGAGCATGTGACGCTCGCGGCCTTTGAGCAGATGCAGGAGGTCGCTGCGGAGTCGCACTGGACCCCGGTGTCACAGCTGGTGCAACGCTTGCGGGCCATCAAGGACCCCTACGAGCTGGAACTCCTCAAAACCGCCATCGCCCTCGGTGACGCGGCTATGGAAGCGGTGCTGGTCCACGCCCGTCCGGGAGTCACCGAAAACGAGCTCATCTCGCATTACCTGCGGATCGCCCGGGAAGTGGGAGCCGATGGCCCCAGCTACGAGCCGATTTTCGGCGCGGGTCCCAACGGCGCGATCATCCATCACCGGGGCAGCGACCGTCCCCTGGAAGCGGGCGATGTGCTGCTCATTGATGCCGGCGTGAAGTACCAGGGATACTGCTCCGACTGCACCCGGGTCTTTTGCATCGCCGAAGACAATCCCCGGCTGCGCGAAATCTACGAGATCGTGCTGAAGTCGCATGAGTACGGCTACGAGGTTACCGGGGCGGGAGTCGCCGCCAAAGAGGTCGACCTGCAAACTCGCCAGATTATCGAAGACGCGGGCTATGGTGAGTACTACGGCCATAGCTATGGTCACGGCATCGGCCTGGAAGTCCACGAGATTCCCCGGGTCTCCCGCCTGTCAGAGGATGTCCTGGAAGTGGGGATGCTCCATACAATTGAGCCGGGCATCTACCTGCCGGGAGTCGGCGGCATCCGGGTGGAAGACATCTGTGCCATCACGGACTCTGGTCCCGTACAACTCACCGGCATCAGCAAAGAGCTCCGGATTCTCGCCTAA
- the surA gene encoding Chaperone SurA, translating into MNEHEQITALEWARTKAKWFFSGMAVVMVGALFFGLQTGQVQCGSKGRNPQDVFFAKQGEAVAVVGGEKIERREFERQFRRIHDNYRNQSPPGTLVDPMQEFQMKAQAISSLISSQLLEQKALEYGIVPSKEKVREQLKLAESQLLPPMVVGADRSILQKIGDNLQEKKRRNQFAMAVSRMTGLSMDDFIKMLELQIIQQEYETVLRDQAEKQVKEDARKKVEELSAKVADGSDFVTLAREESADIETKEVGGRLDLISVAQMINDYGKEYADTLRNTAPGSLSKPIFSETRNGYFLIKLDTFRRAEGPEFEAEKDSVRQKILDKKRADAQADAEADIKVDATEEEIREAYETASLWQIFIPVGSSDQVFSDNFDKLLDEAQIEVNDPEARAGFLWMVREDLPGALASAEEALKVLRDENAAELLEVTDEEEREGLVLTQHLEEAGMLYVLGQLNSLIPDMAETKRMQDFFAANQNNLDAFSSFPEPTEEEIASAEKHRKAALARYEESYKLDPQRPWTPIALGQMVVRLELKDRYPEALSLVKEGLEYASMDAQVHQRAQQVLSSMKGGFDPETQADLVTQADEALSAVATKIADIQKKREEFEKKQQEDLEKMLEMSRPETQAEMTPEPEAPPADAPPAMEINPADVVPAVDAPADEAPAADAPAPAE; encoded by the coding sequence ATGAACGAACACGAGCAGATCACAGCACTCGAATGGGCGCGTACGAAGGCCAAGTGGTTCTTCAGCGGCATGGCAGTTGTCATGGTCGGCGCGCTCTTCTTCGGGCTGCAGACCGGGCAGGTCCAGTGCGGCAGCAAAGGCCGGAATCCCCAGGATGTCTTCTTCGCGAAGCAGGGGGAAGCGGTGGCGGTCGTGGGAGGCGAGAAAATCGAGCGCCGGGAGTTCGAGCGGCAGTTCCGTCGGATTCATGACAACTACCGCAATCAGAGCCCGCCGGGCACCCTGGTGGATCCGATGCAGGAATTCCAGATGAAGGCGCAGGCGATCTCGTCGCTGATTTCCTCGCAGCTACTGGAGCAGAAAGCGCTGGAGTACGGCATCGTCCCCTCGAAAGAAAAGGTCCGCGAGCAACTGAAGCTGGCAGAGTCGCAGTTGCTGCCGCCGATGGTGGTCGGGGCCGACCGGTCGATCCTGCAGAAAATCGGCGACAACCTCCAGGAGAAGAAGCGCCGGAATCAGTTCGCGATGGCCGTCTCCCGCATGACCGGGCTGTCGATGGACGACTTCATCAAGATGCTGGAACTGCAGATCATCCAGCAGGAGTACGAAACCGTGCTCCGGGACCAGGCTGAAAAGCAGGTCAAGGAAGACGCGCGGAAGAAGGTCGAAGAACTGAGCGCCAAGGTGGCGGATGGCAGCGACTTTGTCACCCTCGCCCGGGAAGAGTCAGCGGACATCGAAACCAAGGAGGTCGGCGGACGGCTCGATCTCATTTCCGTGGCGCAGATGATCAACGACTACGGCAAAGAGTACGCCGATACCCTGCGAAACACCGCGCCTGGCAGCCTGAGCAAGCCTATCTTTTCCGAAACCCGCAACGGGTACTTCCTGATCAAGCTCGATACGTTCCGTCGGGCAGAGGGACCGGAGTTCGAGGCCGAGAAGGACTCGGTCCGCCAGAAGATTCTTGACAAGAAGCGCGCCGATGCCCAGGCCGACGCGGAAGCCGACATCAAGGTCGATGCCACGGAAGAAGAGATCCGGGAAGCCTATGAGACGGCCAGCCTGTGGCAGATTTTTATCCCGGTCGGCAGCTCTGATCAGGTGTTTTCCGACAACTTCGACAAGCTCCTGGACGAGGCCCAGATTGAGGTCAACGATCCCGAAGCCCGGGCGGGCTTCCTCTGGATGGTCCGGGAGGATCTCCCTGGTGCGCTGGCCTCCGCGGAAGAGGCCCTAAAAGTTCTGCGGGATGAAAACGCCGCTGAACTCCTGGAAGTGACTGACGAAGAGGAGCGCGAGGGTCTGGTACTGACTCAGCATCTTGAGGAAGCCGGGATGCTCTATGTCCTGGGACAGCTCAACAGCCTGATCCCGGACATGGCTGAGACCAAGCGGATGCAGGACTTCTTCGCGGCGAATCAGAACAACCTCGATGCCTTTTCCAGCTTCCCGGAGCCGACCGAAGAAGAGATCGCGTCGGCTGAAAAACACCGGAAAGCCGCGCTGGCACGATATGAAGAGTCGTACAAGCTTGACCCCCAGCGCCCCTGGACTCCCATCGCCCTGGGACAGATGGTGGTTCGGCTGGAGTTAAAGGATCGCTATCCCGAAGCGCTGAGCCTGGTGAAAGAAGGCCTCGAGTACGCGAGCATGGATGCGCAGGTGCATCAGCGGGCGCAGCAGGTGCTGTCCAGCATGAAGGGTGGTTTCGACCCGGAGACGCAGGCGGATCTTGTCACGCAAGCGGATGAAGCCCTGAGCGCGGTCGCGACCAAGATCGCGGACATTCAGAAGAAGCGTGAAGAGTTCGAAAAGAAGCAGCAGGAAGATCTCGAGAAGATGCTCGAGATGAGCCGGCCGGAGACACAGGCGGAGATGACGCCTGAGCCCGAAGCACCCCCGGCTGATGCGCCGCCAGCGATGGAAATCAATCCCGCTGATGTCGTTCCTGCGGTGGATGCGCCTGCCGATGAAGCTCCGGCGGCGGATGCTCCCGCACCTGCCGAGTAG
- the rpiB gene encoding Ribose-5-phosphate isomerase B, with protein sequence MRLALGSDHRGYDLKAMLTAHLQAAGHEVFDLGTHNSEPTDHPLIAFAVGEAVAHGEADLGILMCGSGLGVCIAANKVPGVAAAPAWNPDLARLSREHNGANVLCLPADFLAPWYALQIVEAFMKGLPNSAERFVRRREQVARYEQAHSTAPTADCPE encoded by the coding sequence ATGCGGCTCGCGCTGGGGAGTGATCATCGGGGGTACGACCTCAAGGCCATGCTGACCGCGCACCTGCAGGCAGCCGGGCATGAGGTGTTCGACCTCGGGACGCACAACTCCGAACCGACGGATCACCCGCTGATTGCATTTGCTGTAGGGGAAGCGGTGGCTCACGGCGAGGCCGATTTGGGGATATTGATGTGTGGTTCTGGTCTGGGGGTTTGCATCGCCGCGAATAAGGTCCCGGGGGTGGCCGCAGCGCCCGCATGGAATCCGGACTTAGCGCGGCTTTCCAGGGAACATAACGGCGCGAATGTCCTCTGTCTGCCGGCAGACTTTCTGGCTCCCTGGTATGCCCTGCAGATTGTCGAGGCCTTCATGAAGGGGCTGCCCAACAGCGCGGAGCGGTTTGTCCGTCGACGGGAGCAGGTGGCGCGGTACGAGCAGGCGCATTCCACCGCACCAACGGCGGATTGCCCAGAGTAG
- the pepA_2 gene encoding cytosol aminopeptidase — protein sequence MTLQFSLTDTWPADVVRILPTHSTPECRYEAMLPDVPQTDIDWLRAQLTEQPLKPKQLEPVRWPSGGPAVWLYGLPKPEGLTIRKMRLAVRDLISQVKKRESAQIALNLRACTLPGLEGASLLELVSVEAALATYEYKEFQTPDPDEPAPVELTSIVLRHPDAGEESLAAALLAAQAISDGLHLARDLGNRPANVLFPEAFAEQARKLQDLGLQVSVYDEHRLDRMEDFPGGRAGLLLAVGSASATPPRLVALEHRGGAPDQAPLVLVGKGITFDTGGLNVKGWKGMRDMYLDMMGAAAVLGAMQAIATMQLPVNVMGVCALAENAIGPQAMRPSDVYQALDGSYVEIGHTDAEGRLVLADALAFAVQRYQPAIMVDAATLTGSAVAALGTGRGAVLSKDDALADQILALGEAVGEPYWRLPMTEEYDEIAKSSRADVSNVGQMDPYGDAIAGAYFLHHFVQSTRWAHLDIAPIDHFDKSSGLNGDWSSGAATRIFIGLARSLAAEIASP from the coding sequence ATGACACTGCAGTTCTCCCTGACCGACACCTGGCCCGCTGATGTGGTCCGGATCCTCCCCACACACAGCACACCAGAATGCCGCTACGAGGCGATGCTGCCGGATGTCCCGCAGACAGACATCGACTGGTTGCGCGCCCAGCTCACCGAGCAACCGCTGAAGCCAAAGCAGCTTGAGCCGGTCCGGTGGCCCTCCGGTGGACCTGCGGTCTGGCTGTACGGGCTGCCCAAACCCGAAGGACTAACCATCCGCAAAATGCGTCTGGCGGTGCGTGATCTGATCAGCCAGGTGAAGAAGCGGGAGTCCGCGCAGATCGCCCTCAATCTGCGGGCGTGTACGCTCCCGGGACTCGAAGGGGCGTCACTGCTGGAACTGGTCTCTGTCGAAGCCGCCCTGGCCACCTATGAATACAAAGAGTTTCAGACTCCCGACCCCGATGAACCCGCCCCAGTGGAGTTGACGAGCATTGTGCTGCGGCATCCCGACGCTGGAGAGGAGTCGCTGGCTGCTGCACTCCTGGCGGCGCAGGCGATCAGCGATGGGCTCCATCTCGCCCGGGATCTCGGTAACCGCCCGGCGAATGTGCTCTTTCCTGAAGCTTTCGCCGAGCAGGCCAGGAAGCTGCAGGATCTGGGGCTCCAGGTGAGTGTGTACGACGAGCATCGCCTGGACCGGATGGAAGATTTCCCCGGAGGCCGCGCAGGCCTCCTGCTGGCGGTGGGGTCGGCGAGTGCCACGCCGCCCCGGCTGGTCGCGCTGGAGCATCGGGGAGGAGCGCCGGATCAGGCACCCCTGGTCCTGGTCGGAAAAGGCATCACCTTCGACACCGGCGGCCTGAATGTGAAGGGCTGGAAGGGAATGCGGGACATGTACCTGGACATGATGGGCGCTGCGGCGGTGCTGGGGGCAATGCAGGCCATTGCCACGATGCAGCTCCCGGTCAATGTGATGGGGGTCTGTGCGCTCGCCGAAAACGCGATCGGCCCCCAGGCGATGCGCCCCAGCGATGTGTATCAGGCCCTGGATGGGAGCTATGTCGAAATCGGCCACACTGATGCCGAGGGGCGGCTGGTGCTGGCGGATGCGCTGGCCTTTGCGGTCCAGCGGTATCAGCCGGCCATCATGGTCGATGCCGCGACTCTCACCGGGTCCGCGGTCGCTGCCCTGGGGACTGGGCGGGGGGCTGTGCTCTCCAAAGACGACGCCCTGGCAGACCAGATTCTGGCGCTCGGTGAAGCGGTCGGAGAGCCGTACTGGCGACTCCCCATGACCGAGGAGTACGACGAGATTGCGAAGAGCAGCCGTGCTGATGTCAGCAACGTGGGGCAGATGGACCCCTACGGCGACGCCATCGCCGGGGCGTACTTCCTGCATCACTTTGTGCAGTCGACCCGCTGGGCACATCTGGACATCGCGCCGATCGACCATTTCGACAAGTCCAGCGGCCTCAATGGGGACTGGTCATCGGGGGCAGCGACCCGGATTTTCATTGGCCTCGCCCGGTCGCTGGCGGCGGAGATTGCATCACCCTAA
- the dppC_1 gene encoding Dipeptide transport system permease protein DppC: MSTAPLHPGKDELTPGLGHDPFRQMELDIVEQGHAISNVFGLKEIMKRLVRKRSALFGLVIIGILCFVAIFAPWLAPHDENLIYKKANLVPPIGWQKVPGSSKAVYQPDAPAFMLTQEDVDRELPEAARKEFRAPRPALDGNYYFPLGTDKAGRDMLSRLIYGAQISLIVGIVAELINLLIGVLIGAAAGFYGGRIDNFLMRITDIFFAFPSLLLAIAILAAIEKPGLWNIFIALGVTGWTPIARIVRGQVLAVKENEFIQAARAQGASDFRLIATHIMPNSVAPIIVVATLGVAGNILGEAGLSFLGLGIQAPAPSWGNMLSEGRSAIDTAWWVSLLPGLCIVFTVLGFNLLGDGLRDALDPRLKQMN, from the coding sequence ATGAGCACGGCCCCGCTGCATCCCGGTAAGGACGAGCTGACCCCCGGACTGGGGCATGACCCATTCCGCCAGATGGAACTCGACATTGTCGAGCAGGGTCATGCCATCAGCAATGTGTTCGGGCTCAAGGAGATCATGAAGCGCCTCGTCAGGAAGCGGAGCGCGCTCTTTGGTCTGGTCATCATTGGCATCCTCTGCTTCGTGGCGATTTTTGCGCCCTGGCTGGCGCCCCATGACGAAAACCTCATTTACAAAAAGGCCAACCTGGTGCCGCCGATTGGGTGGCAAAAGGTGCCCGGGTCCAGTAAGGCGGTCTACCAGCCCGATGCGCCGGCCTTCATGCTGACGCAGGAAGATGTCGACCGGGAGTTACCGGAAGCAGCCCGCAAGGAGTTCCGCGCACCTCGTCCGGCCCTCGACGGTAACTACTACTTCCCCCTCGGCACGGATAAAGCGGGTCGCGACATGCTCAGTCGCCTGATCTACGGGGCACAAATTTCGCTGATTGTGGGCATCGTGGCCGAGCTGATCAACCTGCTGATCGGCGTCCTGATCGGCGCGGCTGCCGGTTTCTATGGTGGGCGCATCGACAACTTCCTGATGCGGATCACGGACATCTTTTTCGCCTTCCCCAGCCTGCTCCTGGCGATCGCCATCCTGGCAGCGATCGAGAAGCCGGGGCTCTGGAACATCTTCATTGCGCTGGGCGTCACCGGCTGGACCCCGATCGCCCGCATTGTCCGGGGGCAGGTCCTGGCGGTGAAGGAAAACGAATTCATCCAGGCGGCACGGGCGCAGGGAGCCAGCGACTTCCGACTCATCGCGACGCACATCATGCCGAACAGCGTGGCCCCGATCATCGTGGTCGCGACTCTGGGAGTCGCCGGGAATATCCTGGGGGAGGCGGGGCTGTCGTTCCTGGGCCTGGGGATTCAGGCGCCGGCTCCCAGCTGGGGCAACATGCTTTCTGAAGGACGGTCCGCGATCGATACCGCCTGGTGGGTCAGCCTCTTGCCGGGGCTCTGTATCGTGTTTACGGTCCTTGGCTTCAATCTGCTCGGCGATGGTCTGCGGGATGCGCTGGACCCTCGACTGAAGCAGATGAACTAG
- the dppB gene encoding Dipeptide transport system permease protein DppB: protein MVVPGDPIRVMMGQREDPVARQQLEKKLGLDKPAWQRYLIFAGNSLKGDFGRSYVQKREVREIINNSFWKTVHLSVAAMTLAIILGVGAGILSAVKPNTWIDYSSMGLALIGVSMPVFWLGLMLYLVFTVNLGWVEATGTGKAYWVTIPWMGKELKLVYWYQNIILPAITLSTVPMAIIARMTRSSMLEVLNLDYVRTARAKGLNFTHIVMRHALKNAMIPIITVVGTNFASLLAGAVLTETVFSWPGLGQEIVFAILQRDFPVVMGGTLLFALNFVLVNLVVDVLYAWVDPRIRQD from the coding sequence ATGGTGGTCCCTGGGGACCCCATCCGCGTCATGATGGGGCAGCGGGAAGACCCGGTCGCCCGCCAGCAGCTGGAGAAGAAGCTCGGACTCGATAAGCCCGCCTGGCAGCGGTACCTGATCTTCGCCGGCAACTCCCTGAAGGGGGACTTCGGCCGGAGCTATGTCCAGAAGCGCGAAGTCCGGGAGATCATCAACAACTCCTTCTGGAAGACCGTCCACCTGTCCGTGGCTGCGATGACCCTGGCCATCATCCTGGGGGTCGGAGCCGGCATCCTGTCGGCAGTGAAACCCAACACCTGGATCGACTACAGCAGTATGGGCCTGGCGCTCATTGGGGTCTCCATGCCGGTCTTCTGGCTGGGGCTCATGCTGTATCTGGTCTTTACGGTGAATCTTGGATGGGTGGAAGCCACTGGCACCGGGAAGGCGTACTGGGTCACGATTCCCTGGATGGGGAAAGAACTGAAGCTGGTCTACTGGTACCAAAACATCATTCTGCCGGCCATCACCCTCTCGACCGTCCCGATGGCGATCATCGCCCGCATGACCCGGTCCTCCATGCTTGAGGTGCTTAACCTCGACTACGTCCGCACCGCCAGGGCCAAGGGGCTCAACTTCACCCACATCGTGATGCGCCATGCACTGAAGAACGCCATGATCCCCATCATTACGGTAGTGGGGACCAACTTCGCCTCACTGCTGGCTGGGGCTGTGCTCACAGAAACGGTCTTTTCCTGGCCCGGTCTGGGACAGGAGATAGTGTTCGCCATCCTGCAGCGCGACTTTCCGGTCGTGATGGGAGGGACCCTGCTCTTCGCCCTGAACTTTGTGCTCGTCAACCTCGTCGTGGATGTCCTCTACGCCTGGGTCGACCCGCGGATTCGGCAGGACTAA